The Glycine soja cultivar W05 chromosome 9, ASM419377v2, whole genome shotgun sequence sequence tttatgagggCGAGCCCtagtgcagcggtaaagttgtgccttggtgacttattggtcatgggttcgaatccggaaacagcctctttgcatatgcaagggtaagaacatccctcccccatttaattttttacccATAATTTTaaccttcttattcttttttagcGATTTTGCtcttctatttaaaaataaaaataaaaaatccgcAATTTAATCTCAGTTGTCTTTTCCCTAAATTATGGTATGCCAGTTGATAGCCTATGCAGCAACAAAATCACAAACTCAAAGCCTAAACACATTTCATTCCCAAAAAACTCACTCACGAGAGTGCATCATTCCTCATTTGATCCTCTCTTCCCCCATGACCTTCCAACCAGTCCCCactctccttctccttctcctcctcgcGTCCGCAAATTCCCATTTTGCCCTCGCCGGAAAGCGCAAGGTTCACATCCCCGACGAGTTGGACGACGTGTTCGACGACGAGGAGGACGACGCGTGGCGAGAATGGGGCAAGAAACCCGAACCCCCTTTCCCTTCCTCCGATATCTCCAAGCTCGATCCCTCGCAGATCCAGCAGGAGATGATGAAGCGCCACGCCGGACCCGTCATCGGATTCGTCAAgctccggccagggtctcgccgTACTCCGGTGAGGACCGGACATTGTTGTCATTTTCGTTGACAAAAATAGCCTGTGCCCaactcccccttttttttttgttttttgaatttttttagttaaatttgtgatcttttgtgattttgatgatACCCATAGTTATGGCATATAACAATGGGTTGAGttgaagttttatttttgcTCATGCCCAGTATTATGGCATAATGGAGTTGGgttaaaattgtgattttgctCATAGCCTgttcttttgtttgtttgtttgtttgttttctttttttaaaaagtactaTGGTAATGAAAGTTGAGCTCGAATTTGAATTGGAGTAGTGGGTTTTTTGGGTTTTATGAATATGGCTAATGGGTTTTGGTGAGTGCATTAGCCCATACCtgtttaagtttatttatttattcgaGCTCGAATTTAACTGCGCTTCTGGTCTCATAGCGGGTTTGAAGTTCGGATCAAAGAGGAGGGTTGTGTTAGATTCTCAGTAGTTAACGAGTCAAAGAAAAACTTCCCAAACATGGATTACCGTTGCCAATCACAGACTAGGTGTGAATAATATGCCTGAGAATTTGGTCTTTAACCCAATGACGTCTTGTGATTCATGCAGTTGAGAATTAGGGATGAGGCTTTTGTAGTTGTTGTTGTACTTGagctcaaatttaaatttaaattgtgatttttcTCCGTGCTTGTTGGATTTTGGATTGGGGTTTGCTTCCCTTGTTTTGTAATGTGGAAGTAAATAGAGTGAGAGTAATGGGGTATTGATTGTTCAGCGATTAGGGATTGAGTTAACAAATGTTGCTTAAGCTTTGTGTGTGTTTCAGCCAATGCAGAAACTATGCTTTCTGATGTGAATGTGGATATCCTCTGCGCTTTGTTCTTGGGATAGTTTAAGTTGGTTCACTGGTTTGTGATAAATTTAGTTTGAGATTATTATTTGGAAAATGTCCAATTATAGAACTCTGAAGTTTAGTTTGAGAACAGGGATAAATTGGACTTTTCCCATATAGTTTCTATTTATTGTCAGTGGTTTATTTGTcagagtttaatttatatacacGATCAGTATACAATACACTATTTTAGATAGACATCcaatatgaatttattttatcattgcaTGATATTAATGAATAGACTGATGTGATGAAGTAGTCAAATCTTATTGGATGTTTGGGGAAACATGTTTTGCATGGATAgagtatataaattaaactctatttatttcaccaaaaaaaaaactatttatgatATGTTGTTAAAT is a genomic window containing:
- the LOC114425435 gene encoding uncharacterized protein LOC114425435; translation: MVCQLIAYAATKSQTQSLNTFHSQKTHSRECIIPHLILSSPMTFQPVPTLLLLLLLASANSHFALAGKRKVHIPDELDDVFDDEEDDAWREWGKKPEPPFPSSDISKLDPSQIQQEMMKRHAGPVIGFVKLRPGSRRTPDMVAEFAMKWTHVLRTGAVGVRFMGVDLNTIMFNLESIKDLEELKEFVLDQSEAYEIKMGDQFFRRSGDPPLDEVIEKYNSEKAKADNADSEEIDPNVKTEL